The following coding sequences lie in one Tichowtungia aerotolerans genomic window:
- a CDS encoding MFS transporter, which produces MNTKTPSTSQKLKLRDLWGYASGEGASSITMNGFSNFGMLFYTQIMGMSPELAGIALSIATVWDAVTDPLMGTISDRTVTRFGRRHPYMLVGGILLALSFLALWFVPESFRGEKALFGYLLCINILMKTAFTVFVVPFTALGFEMCKNNDDRARLQGVRFGFNMIINILFGGFGWILFFRNGKAVDGTTIDGTKIHENFLNMGGVLTTVTVLLILFCVYVTYKFAEKGMVKAAGETMSDHVKAFVHDLKDVYSDRLVWLVFGFFGLAQFAMLVVSQVQMFTYVEYMKFSAFEKTFVHTGGMVGFMLGSLCLGSLVKRLDKKKTGFLAMIINSSGCLALLAVFTGGLMSSQAVPLFEDPDGCPFHLSCIVFGLLQMLWWGGCGILVPTATSMIADLSMVKKLKTGEVTEGRYAAGFSFFTKAATALGLFVTGYVLKSVGYVSGAETQAVDTVNKLALITFSIGPILMVISFFVLRKYPIDRAYMESLQENQDG; this is translated from the coding sequence TTGAATACGAAAACGCCGTCGACTTCGCAAAAACTGAAACTCAGGGACCTTTGGGGGTATGCATCCGGAGAGGGGGCTTCCTCCATCACCATGAACGGTTTTTCAAACTTCGGGATGCTGTTTTATACCCAGATTATGGGCATGAGTCCCGAGCTCGCCGGAATCGCACTGTCCATAGCAACCGTTTGGGATGCCGTCACAGACCCCCTGATGGGAACCATTTCTGACCGGACCGTTACCCGCTTCGGTCGCCGGCATCCCTACATGCTCGTCGGCGGGATTCTGCTGGCCTTGTCATTTCTGGCGCTGTGGTTTGTTCCGGAATCGTTTCGCGGCGAAAAAGCGCTGTTCGGCTATCTGTTGTGCATCAATATTCTGATGAAAACCGCATTTACCGTGTTTGTGGTTCCTTTCACCGCCCTCGGTTTCGAAATGTGCAAAAACAATGATGACCGTGCGCGGCTTCAGGGGGTCCGTTTCGGTTTCAACATGATCATCAACATTCTCTTTGGCGGATTTGGATGGATTCTGTTTTTCAGAAACGGAAAGGCTGTCGATGGAACGACCATAGACGGAACAAAAATTCACGAGAACTTTTTGAATATGGGCGGAGTGTTGACGACGGTTACGGTTCTGCTGATTCTTTTCTGCGTCTATGTCACATACAAGTTTGCCGAAAAAGGGATGGTGAAAGCAGCGGGTGAGACGATGTCAGACCACGTAAAGGCATTCGTTCACGACCTGAAAGATGTCTACAGCGACCGGCTGGTCTGGTTGGTTTTCGGATTCTTCGGTCTGGCCCAGTTTGCGATGCTGGTGGTTTCGCAGGTGCAGATGTTCACGTATGTCGAATACATGAAGTTCTCGGCCTTTGAGAAAACTTTCGTGCATACGGGCGGCATGGTCGGGTTCATGCTGGGCTCCCTGTGTCTTGGAAGTCTGGTCAAACGGCTCGATAAAAAGAAGACCGGTTTTCTGGCGATGATCATTAATTCATCCGGATGTCTGGCACTGCTGGCCGTGTTTACCGGCGGGCTGATGTCATCGCAGGCCGTTCCGCTGTTCGAAGATCCCGATGGCTGTCCGTTCCATCTTTCCTGTATTGTTTTCGGACTGCTTCAGATGCTCTGGTGGGGCGGCTGCGGGATTCTTGTGCCGACGGCCACTTCGATGATTGCCGACCTTTCAATGGTGAAAAAACTGAAAACCGGAGAGGTGACCGAAGGCCGCTATGCTGCCGGCTTTTCATTCTTCACCAAAGCAGCAACTGCACTGGGACTTTTTGTGACCGGGTATGTCCTTAAAAGTGTCGGCTATGTGTCCGGAGCCGAAACCCAGGCTGTGGACACGGTCAATAAACTGGCGCTGATCACCTTCAGCATTGGACCGATCCTCATGGTCATTTCATTTTTTGTCCTGCGTAAATACCCGATTGACCGGGCTTATATGGAAAGTCTGCAGGAAAATCAGGATGGTTAG
- a CDS encoding sulfatase, giving the protein MITKHKLVCLAAVLSALIASAAEKPPNIVFILADDMGWADLPCYGNRFNEAPNLSWLAEEGMRFTDAYAACPVCSPTRASILSGQYPARIGVIDFIPGHWRPYEKVTVPKNRTQHLPGEIITMQESMQKAGYRTGYFGKWHLGYAEDQLPSAQGADESYVFCNYDYYAPEFIPELRPALKGRLSEVLTDLSVDFIEKNQEQPFFLFLAHYDVHVQLDGDRDLIEKYLKKEKPDGYPGNAVYAAMVEHVDRSVGRVLQALDRFGLADNTVVFFFSDNGGLISRFDNVPLIADRSLDVYAHSPLKYIATSNLPLRSEKGTVYEGGIREPLIVRWPQKIARGAVCEVPVSSVDFYPTLLELAGTAAPANQVLDGVSILPALRGKSLDAERPLFWHYPVYHHGVPAGAVRKGDWKLVENQEDGSLELYNLRADINESTDVKELYPQKATALYALLKNWQNDVGAQLPVPNPDFNAEKRDEWGRHPDRK; this is encoded by the coding sequence ATGATTACCAAACATAAATTAGTCTGTTTGGCTGCGGTGTTGTCGGCCCTGATTGCCTCGGCCGCAGAGAAACCGCCCAATATTGTTTTTATTCTGGCCGACGATATGGGCTGGGCGGATCTGCCCTGTTATGGCAACCGATTTAACGAAGCGCCCAACCTGAGCTGGCTGGCGGAAGAAGGGATGCGCTTTACGGATGCCTATGCCGCCTGTCCGGTCTGTTCGCCGACCCGCGCCAGTATTCTGTCCGGCCAGTATCCAGCCCGCATTGGCGTTATTGATTTTATTCCGGGGCACTGGCGGCCGTACGAGAAGGTGACTGTTCCGAAAAACCGGACGCAGCATCTACCGGGCGAAATTATCACCATGCAGGAGTCGATGCAGAAGGCCGGCTATCGGACCGGCTACTTCGGCAAGTGGCACTTGGGATATGCGGAAGATCAGCTTCCTTCGGCCCAGGGGGCGGATGAATCATATGTGTTTTGCAACTACGATTATTACGCGCCGGAATTTATTCCTGAACTGAGGCCGGCTCTCAAAGGGCGGCTGAGTGAGGTGCTCACGGATCTGAGCGTGGATTTTATTGAGAAAAATCAGGAGCAACCGTTTTTCTTGTTTCTGGCGCATTATGATGTGCATGTGCAGCTGGATGGCGACCGCGACCTGATCGAAAAATATCTCAAAAAAGAAAAGCCGGACGGCTATCCCGGTAACGCGGTGTATGCCGCCATGGTCGAGCATGTCGATCGCAGTGTCGGCCGGGTTCTTCAGGCACTGGACCGGTTCGGGCTGGCGGATAACACCGTTGTTTTCTTTTTCTCGGATAACGGCGGGCTGATTTCCCGGTTTGACAATGTTCCGCTGATTGCCGACCGCAGTCTGGATGTTTATGCTCACAGCCCGCTGAAATACATTGCAACCTCAAACCTGCCGCTGCGCAGCGAAAAGGGAACGGTTTACGAGGGCGGAATCCGCGAGCCGCTGATTGTTCGCTGGCCGCAGAAGATCGCGCGAGGCGCTGTTTGCGAAGTGCCGGTCAGCAGTGTGGATTTTTATCCAACGCTGTTGGAACTGGCCGGAACCGCCGCTCCGGCAAACCAGGTGCTGGATGGTGTATCGATACTTCCTGCACTGAGAGGTAAGTCGCTTGATGCGGAGAGACCGCTGTTCTGGCACTATCCTGTCTATCATCATGGTGTTCCCGCCGGCGCGGTACGCAAGGGTGACTGGAAGTTGGTCGAAAACCAGGAGGACGGATCTCTGGAGCTGTACAATCTTCGAGCTGACATCAACGAATCGACGGACGTCAAAGAACTTTATCCGCAGAAAGCAACCGCGCTCTATGCACTGTTGAAGAATTGGCAGAATGATGTTGGCGCGCAACTGCCGGTCCCGAACCCCGACTTCAATGCAGAGAAGCGAGATGAGTGGGGCCGGCATCCGGATCGCAAATAA
- a CDS encoding sulfatase-like hydrolase/transferase, which yields MRLKNGFIVALSAGALFGGMTASGRERPNVVFILSDDHRYDLMSFMGNPYIKTPNIDRLAGDGIVFQNAFCASPLCTPSRASFWTGRYPEKTGAPCIVDEPAGFLELSRIFAEDLHDSGYTTAFIGKWHLGDGKNPKRGFDHWASWDWVGHDFNYTIQENGRPVQMTGFTDDNTSRMAAEYIQQHAADKQPFFLYLGLKAPHLPYAYPERLEHAFDGIDIPKPSTFDEDYAQTGKRGLENVCIRAADWVHGIPKFGNWENYVKSYYRAAQSIDESVGTVVQALEKAGIDDNTLVIYSSDHGYHIGDHGLTEKHFTYRNVLHIPMIMRLPGLIKKGTVSDELVSAIDVAPTVLDLCGVKAAESMDGKSLIPLLKNKGVDPAPRDNIFCAFDADTDRVILRGNACVRTKEHKLIWFSDIDHYELYDVHKDPDEMNNLIAQPEYAPVFKEMKARLKQKLQESSWGQLKKHPMTGTCYVLGPVAEKDEEAVRQELNVPGIDYSHSVKGYKWTPVKACGALMLGEEFGKAGDRGFIAFPVNNKKDSIGFLQIDVSKNGLPMMGVWGGDVVFGNKLAERLLGRKEGFHQRFFQYCPPIRPGHNDVVIEFAVQSGKAPVFETVLTFADSLLELPSMNFGEAAGPVPLRLGGEQHQLVRIGLPGGVMQIKTTGGDAYTWVQVPQKFDPQKLNRIEFEYQSCTGLDEIQIFFGPNVRKENSVVTGPIDVSNVWKKCRVDFSALPNYDRSVPFFRFDFGRRTGREIKVRNILLTGEGI from the coding sequence ATGAGGTTAAAAAACGGTTTCATCGTTGCCTTGTCTGCCGGGGCGCTCTTCGGCGGAATGACCGCTTCCGGCAGAGAACGCCCCAATGTTGTATTCATCCTTTCGGATGATCATCGGTACGATCTGATGAGCTTCATGGGCAACCCGTATATCAAAACGCCGAACATCGATCGGTTGGCGGGCGATGGAATCGTTTTCCAGAACGCCTTTTGCGCGTCGCCGCTTTGTACGCCGTCGCGCGCTTCGTTCTGGACCGGGCGCTATCCGGAAAAAACCGGTGCGCCCTGCATCGTCGATGAACCCGCCGGTTTCCTCGAACTCTCTCGCATTTTCGCCGAAGACCTGCACGACAGCGGTTATACAACCGCTTTCATCGGCAAGTGGCATCTTGGCGACGGCAAGAACCCTAAGCGAGGATTCGACCACTGGGCCAGCTGGGACTGGGTCGGCCACGACTTCAACTACACCATTCAGGAAAACGGACGTCCGGTTCAGATGACCGGATTCACCGACGACAACACCTCGCGCATGGCCGCCGAATACATTCAGCAGCACGCCGCTGACAAACAACCGTTCTTCCTTTACCTCGGCCTCAAAGCACCGCACCTGCCATATGCCTATCCCGAGCGGCTCGAGCATGCCTTTGACGGCATCGACATTCCCAAGCCGTCCACCTTTGATGAAGATTATGCGCAAACCGGCAAGCGCGGGCTGGAGAATGTTTGTATCCGGGCGGCGGACTGGGTGCATGGAATTCCAAAGTTTGGAAACTGGGAGAACTATGTGAAGTCCTATTACCGCGCCGCGCAGTCCATCGACGAATCTGTCGGCACCGTTGTCCAGGCATTGGAAAAAGCGGGCATCGACGATAACACGCTGGTGATCTATTCGTCCGACCACGGCTACCATATCGGCGACCACGGCCTCACCGAAAAGCATTTCACGTATCGCAACGTGCTGCACATTCCGATGATCATGCGCCTGCCCGGACTGATCAAAAAAGGAACCGTTTCCGACGAGTTGGTTTCGGCGATCGACGTTGCGCCGACCGTGCTGGATCTTTGCGGCGTCAAAGCAGCCGAATCCATGGATGGCAAAAGCCTGATTCCGTTGTTGAAAAACAAAGGAGTTGATCCGGCACCGCGCGATAACATTTTCTGCGCGTTTGATGCGGATACCGATCGTGTGATTTTGCGCGGCAACGCCTGTGTGCGCACGAAGGAGCATAAATTAATCTGGTTTTCGGACATCGATCATTACGAGCTCTACGATGTGCACAAAGACCCGGATGAAATGAACAATCTGATAGCGCAGCCCGAATACGCGCCGGTGTTCAAAGAGATGAAGGCGCGGCTCAAGCAGAAGCTTCAGGAGTCGTCGTGGGGGCAACTCAAAAAACATCCGATGACCGGTACCTGCTATGTACTCGGTCCGGTTGCCGAAAAGGACGAAGAAGCCGTGCGGCAGGAGCTCAATGTGCCGGGAATCGATTATTCCCATTCGGTCAAAGGCTATAAATGGACTCCGGTGAAAGCCTGCGGCGCACTGATGCTCGGCGAGGAGTTCGGAAAAGCCGGCGACCGGGGCTTTATCGCGTTTCCGGTGAACAACAAAAAGGACTCCATCGGTTTCCTCCAGATCGATGTCTCAAAAAACGGATTGCCGATGATGGGTGTCTGGGGCGGTGACGTTGTTTTCGGCAACAAGCTCGCCGAGCGACTGCTCGGCCGCAAAGAGGGATTTCACCAGCGGTTTTTCCAGTATTGCCCGCCGATTCGCCCCGGACATAACGACGTGGTGATTGAGTTTGCGGTGCAGTCCGGCAAGGCGCCGGTGTTCGAAACAGTCCTGACTTTTGCGGACAGCCTGCTCGAACTTCCGTCGATGAATTTCGGCGAAGCGGCCGGTCCGGTCCCGCTTCGCCTCGGCGGGGAACAGCATCAGTTGGTTCGGATCGGGCTTCCCGGTGGTGTGATGCAGATCAAAACGACCGGCGGCGATGCTTACACTTGGGTGCAGGTTCCGCAAAAGTTTGATCCCCAAAAACTCAACCGGATCGAGTTCGAGTACCAGAGCTGCACCGGCCTCGACGAGATACAGATTTTCTTTGGACCGAATGTTCGCAAGGAAAACAGTGTGGTGACTGGGCCGATTGACGTTTCCAATGTTTGGAAAAAGTGCCGTGTCGATTTCAGCGCGTTGCCGAACTACGACCGCTCTGTGCCGTTTTTCCGCTTCGATTTTGGTCGTCGGACTGGACGTGAAATCAAAGTGCGGAACATTCTGTTGACGGGGGAGGGAATCTAA